GACAACGCTATCAAATACACGCCCTCCGGCAGCATGACGATTTCCGCAGCAGAATATGAACTCTTTACCCGTATTGATGTGACGGACACGGGCATCGGTATTGAAGAATCTGAACAGCCGAAGATCTTCTCCCGCTTCTATCGTTCGGAAGCCGTCCGGGAAAATGAGGGCGTGGGCATCGGCCTGTATCTGGCACGGGAGATTATTTCCGGGGAGGGTGGGTACATCAAACTGACCTCGGAACCGGGAAAAGGCTCCACTTTTTCTGTATTTCTTCCGAGACAAGCTGAAATCTTACAAAACTGTTAGAATTGAACTCCGTCTTGAAAGATTGTGGAAAGAATTGTGTGATATGATCTGTATGCAGGAACATAAAACCCTGCATACAGATTTTTTAATGGAGGTACGAGTTTATGAATATTTTACAGGCAAATGACCTGACGAAGATTTACGGCTCCGGTGAAAACGCAGTTCATGCATTGGATGGAGTTGATTTAAGTGTAAAGAAGGGCGAATTTGTTGCAATTGTCGGCACATCCGGCTCCGGCAAATCCACGCTGCTGCACATGCTGGGCGGGCTGGATCGCCCTACAAGCGGCACGGTCATGGTGGACGGACAGGATATTTTCTCCCTGAAGGAGGAAGCGCTGACCATCTTCCGCCGCAGGAAAATCGGCTTTGTATTTCAGAGCTACAATCTTGTTCCGGTGCTGAATGTATATGAAAATATCATTCTACCCACTGAACTGGATGGCGGAAAGGTAAACAAGGCTTTTGTGCAGCAGATTGTACAGACGCTTGGACTGAGCGACCGTCTGGATGCGCTGCCCAATCAGCTCTCTGGCGGTCAACAGCAGCGAGTAGCCATTGCCCGTGCGCTGGCGGCAGCACCCGCTATCATTCTGGCAGATGAACCCACCGGTAATCTGGATTCCAAAACCAGCCAGGATGTATTGAGCCTTTTGAAAGTCACCAGTCAAAAGTTCACCCAGACAATCGTAATGATCACTCACAACGAAGAAATTGCGCAGATGGCAGACCGCATTATCCGTATCGAAGATGGTCGGATCGTCTCCCAGAACTAACGGGAGGTGGCTACGATGAATGTCAAAAACAGAAAATGTATTCGAAAGCTCAGCTTAAAATCTCTTTATGCGAACCGTCGCCGCAATCTGATCGCTATTTTTGCCATTGCGCTGACAACGCTGCTATTTACTTCCATGTTCACCATTGTCTTGTCACTGAACGCCAGCTATGAAACCTACCAGTTTCGGCAGGTAGGCGGCTATGCGCATGGCACCTTTAAGGATGTTTCCCCGAGCAGGCGGAACGCATCGCTGCCCACCCAAAGGTGAAGGCTACGGGGGCACGGAAGGTAATCGGTATCACTGCGGAGGGG
Above is a genomic segment from Faecalibacterium taiwanense containing:
- a CDS encoding ABC transporter ATP-binding protein; the protein is MNILQANDLTKIYGSGENAVHALDGVDLSVKKGEFVAIVGTSGSGKSTLLHMLGGLDRPTSGTVMVDGQDIFSLKEEALTIFRRRKIGFVFQSYNLVPVLNVYENIILPTELDGGKVNKAFVQQIVQTLGLSDRLDALPNQLSGGQQQRVAIARALAAAPAIILADEPTGNLDSKTSQDVLSLLKVTSQKFTQTIVMITHNEEIAQMADRIIRIEDGRIVSQN